A DNA window from Porites lutea chromosome 6, jaPorLute2.1, whole genome shotgun sequence contains the following coding sequences:
- the LOC140941158 gene encoding glycerophosphodiester phosphodiesterase 1-like — protein sequence MAIFCGLYIDFLIFLLFFSILIFFLYRIFRFPRPTPHLVESFLKRGTLTRHSPIIIGHRGGGLEAPENTLAAFKLAKENGATGVEFDLDFTKDGIPVIIHDSTVDRTTDGTGKVCDFTYDGIRRLDASAKHPLRDRFPNERIPHLQEVIDLCLSLDLQMYIDVKAATQAVKAASILKEVFASHQLYNKAMVCSFYPNVTFQVRRADPNILTALTWEKTFISNFDYDGPPRYKQWWKQMLASVLDRIWELHLHSWVYDFLGVGVFLSHTAHLSREYVKKWQDKGVDVVLWTINHPAEKDYFTTVLKCPIMTDCVKEVQSKPHAN from the exons ATGGCTATTTTCTGTGGACTTTATATTGATTTCTTAATATTTCTCCTCTTTTTTagcattttgattttttttctctaccgAATATTTCGGTTTCCTCGGCCGACACCACACTTAGTTGAGAGCTTTCTTAAACGAGGGACATTGACAAGACATTCTCCAATAATTATCGGTCATCGAGGAGGAGGATTAGAAGCTCCAGAGAACACGCTCGCCGCGTTTAAATTAGCGAAAGAAAATGGAGCAACAGGAGTTGAATTCGATTTAGACTTTACTAAAGATGGCATTCCTGTAATAATTCATGACTCAACCGTGGATCGGACAACAGATGGAACAGGAAAAGTTTGTGACTTCACTTACGACGGGATCAGACGGCTGGACGCATCTGCAAAACATCCCCTTAg GGACAGGTTTCCCAATGAACGTATCCCACATCTTCAAGAAGTAATTGATCTCTGTCTAAGCCTTGATTTACAGATGTACATTGATGTCAAAGCTGCAACACAAGCTGTTAAA GCTGCGAGCATCCTAAAAGAGGTATTTGCCAGTCATCAGTTGTATAATAAGGCCATGGTGTGCTCATTCTACCCCAATGTTACTTTCCAG GTTAGACGAGCTGATCCCAATATTTTGACTGCCCTCACATGGGAAAAAACGTTTATATCTAACTTTGACTATGATGGGCCACCCAGATACAAGCAATGGTGGAAGCAGATGTTGGCTTCAGTGTTGGACAGAATCTGGGAACTTCATCTCCATTCATGGGTTTATGATTTTTTAGGAGTTGGCGTATTTCTTTCACACACGGCTCATCTTTCAag GGAATATGTGAAGAAATGGCAAGACAAAGGAGTTGATGTTGTTCTGTGGACTATTAACCATCCAGCTGAGAAGGACTATTTCACTACAGTGCTCAAATGTCCAATCATGACAGACTGTGTCAAGGAAGTGCAGAGCAAACCTCACGCTAATTAA
- the LOC140940666 gene encoding glycerophosphodiester phosphodiesterase 1-like yields MFVMIVEMVLTAVSYGLHIYFTILLLFVGVLTLILYRMLRFPRPTPYTVKCFLKRGVLTRHSPIIVGHRGGGLEAPENTIAAFKLAKENGATGVEFDLDFTKDGVPVIIHDSTVDRTTDGTGKVSDFSYDQVRRLDASAKHPLRERFPNERIPHLQEVIDLCIGLGLQMYIDVKAAKQASKAASVLKNVFASHQLYDKAMVCSFYPNVIFQIRRADPNILTALTWRKNFISNTDYDGPSRYKDWWKQVFAPWLDRIWELHLHSWVYDFLGVGVFLSHTAHLSREYVKEWRDKGISVVLWTVNSPVEKRYFTEVLKCPIMTDSVKWDSEQAAA; encoded by the exons ATGTTTGTAATGATAGTAGAAATGGTGCTGACAGCAGTTTCCTATGGGCTTCACATTTATTTCACAATTCTTCTTCTATTCGTGGGAGTTTTGACGTTAATTCTGTACCGAATGCTTCGTTTTCCTCGCCCAACACCTTACACAGTGAAATGCTTTCTTAAAAGAGGAGTTTTGACAAGACATTCTCCAATAATTGTCGGGCATCGAGGAGGTGGATTAGAAGCTCCAGAAAACACAATTGCCGCGTTTAAATTAGCCAAAGAAAATGGAGCAACAGGAGTTGAATTCGATTTAGACTTCACTAAAGATGGCGTTCCAGTAATAATTCATGACTCAACCGTGGATCGGACGACAGATGGGACGGGAAAAGTTTCTGACTTCTCTTACGACCAGGTCAGACGACTGGACGCATCTGCTAAGCATCCTCTTAG GGAAAGGTTTCCCAATGAACGTATCCCACATCTTCAAGAAGTAATTGATCTCTGTATTGGCCTTGGTTTGCAAATGTACATTGATGTCAAAGCTGCAAAACAAGCTAGTAAA GCTGCAAGTGTGCTAAAAAATGTATTTGCCAGTCATCAGTTGTATGATAAAGCCATGGTGTGTTCATTCTACCCCAATGTAATTTTCCAG ATTCGAAGAGCTGATCCAAACATTCTCACTGCCCTCACATGGCGTAAGAATTTTATATCCAACACAGACTATGATGGCCCGTCGAGATACAAAGATTGGTGGAAGCAAGTTTTCGCTCCATGGTTAGACAGAATATGGGAATTACACCTCCATTCATGGGTTTATGATTTTCTAGGAGTGGGTGTATTTCTCTCACACACAGCTCATCTTTCCAG gGAATATGTAAAGGAATGGCGAGACAAAGGAATTAGTGTTGTTTTATGGACAGTTAACAGCCCAGTTGAAAAAAGATACTTCACTGAAGTGCTCAAGTGTCCAATTATGACAGACTCTGTGAAATGGGATTCAGAGCAGGCTGCAGCATAA
- the LOC140940442 gene encoding glycerophosphodiester phosphodiesterase 1-like: MESLCCLQFFAFVLVLISILYRVLRLPRPDPNIAKSFLRNDKSESAIVAHRGGSAEAPENTLAAFRMSKENGAIGVEFDVDFTRDGKAVVIHDSTVDRTTDGIGLVSDFSFEEIRRLDASCKHPLSDKFPREKIPSVEEVVELCASLGLKMIIEIKKGSNSEETAQYLKNLFSSYQLYDRALVCSYFPGVIYKVRKTDPKIITALVWWRDSMSYIITGGKELFEIDSSIRVSFLSFLDRIWEVLLPWYYDFLGVPILSCAKEHVCADMLEMWRGYGVDVVTWTVNHLKAKDFFMECLDCSVITDCVKRNSVWN, translated from the exons ATGGAGTCGCTTTGTTGTCTTCAGTTCTTCGCTTTTGTTTTAGTCCTCATCTCAATTCTCTACCGCGTATTGCGCCTACCTCGGCCTGACCCCAACATAGCCAAATCTTTTCTCCGTAATGATAAATCGGAATCGGCAATTGTTGCTCACAGAGGCGGGTCAGCTGAAGCACCTGAAAACACTTTGGCTGCGTTTCGTATGTCGAAAGAAAATGGGGCAATTGGTGTTGAATTTGACGTAGATTTCACGAGGGATGGTAAAGCAGTTGTAATTCACGATTCAACTGTTGACAGAACTACAGATGGAATAGGTTTGGTCAGTGACTTCTCCTTTGAGGAAATTCGAAGACTTGACGCATCTTGTAAACATCCGTTAAG TGACAAGTTTCCAAGGGAAAAGATTCCATCTGTTGAAGAAGTTGTAGAGCTTTGTGCCAGCCTTGGGTTAAAGATGATTATTGAAATCAAGAAGGGCAGCAATTCCGAAGAG aCAGCACAATATTTGAAAAATCTGTTTTCGAGTTATCAACTATATGACAGAGCTCTTGTCTGCAGCTACTTTCCTGGTGTAATTTACAAG GTTCGCAAGACAGATCCTAAAATCATTACTGCTTTAGTATGGTGGAGAGACAGCATGAGTTATATTATAACAGGAGGCAAGGAATTGTTTGAGATTGATAGTTCCATCAGAGTATCATTTTTGAGTTTCCTTGATAGAATATGGGAGGTGCTTTTGCCATGGTATTATGATTTCCTTGGAGTACCCATTCTGTCATGTGCAAAGGAACATGTTTGCGC GGACATGTTAGAGATGTGGAGAGGTTATGGTGTTGATGTAGTAACATGGACTGTCAATCATTTGAAGGCCAAGGACTTTTTCATGGAATGTCTTGATTGCTCAGTCATAACAGACTGTGTAAAACGAAATTCAGTTTGGAATTAA